GAATTATACTTGAAAGAAATCCTATAAAAACATAGCCTGTAACTGCTGTTTTTCTTGTAACATAAAACTTGTCCATTATAGCCGAACAACAGGCCTCAGAAATTGAAATCATTGAAGAAAGACCTGCAAAGACTATACAGGTAAAGAAAAGCGGCCCAAAAAGCCATGGAGCCGGAAGAAGGTTGATTGCTTTTGGAATTGTAACAAAAGCAAGACCAACACCTGCACCAGCAACATCTTCAATTCCAACCCCTTCTTTTGCAGCCATATAACCTAAAATACCAAAAACCATAATACCTGCAAGCATACTGAATCCACAGTTTATAAAAGCTGTCATCATTCCATTGTTATTTATATCAGAATCTTCTGGAAGATAGCTTGAATAAGTAACCATGATTGCAAAACAAATACTCAGGGTAAAGAAAATCTGACCATAGGCAGCAACCCAAACTTTAGGTTCAAAAATTTTGCTAAAATCTGGCTTAAAAAGATAATTAAGTCCGGTTAAGGCTCCGTCAAGAGTTACAGCACGAAACATTAAAAGAAGGATAAGAACAAAAAGAATAGGCATGAAAATTTTATTTGCAGCTTCAATACCTCTTTTAACTCCGCTGAAAAGAACAAACCAGCAAACAAGCCACATAGCCGTAGTTGCAATAAAAACAGGCCATACTATCCCACCGATATTCATGGCTGAATCAGACAGGTTTAAAAAATCTCCAAAGAAAAAGCCTTTTGTATCTTCTCCCCAGGACTGGGTAAAAGAAAATCTTAAATAATTGACCCCCCAGCCTATTATGACCACATAATAAACTGAAATAACAAAAGAGATCAAAACCTGCCACCATCCCAACCATTCCCATTTGGGATTAATTAATGAGAAAGTTTTTGGAGCAGCACCATGATACTTATGACCAAGGCCAAATTCCATTATTATAATAGGAATACCTGCTGTTATAAGTGCAAAAAAATAAGGTATAAGAAATGCACCACCGCCATTGTCATAAACCATGTAAGGAAATCTCCAGATATTGCCGAGTCCTATGGCTGACCCGACGGCTGCCAGAATAAAACCTGTTCTGGTGCCCCAATTTTCTCTTTTAGCCATAACTACCTCTCCTCCCCGGTGCTTAAAAGTTTAGTTATAAAAAATTCATTAATATATCGCCATATCGTTAGCAAAAGACTTAAAAGACTTCAACATTATATTTTACCAGCCGCCCGGATAGAACTTCAGTTAATCCCAATTTTTCAGCCAATCACCAACCAAATAATTTTTCTTTATTTCCACCCCTCTGAACCTTTGTTTTCCAAATCAAACCTAATAAATCTATAAATTGAGTCTTTGAATGGAATAATTTCAGTTTTCATTGTTTTTTCATATTCTTCAGGGCTTGGTATTTCTCCAAGAATTGAAATAACAGCCCCAAGTTCTGCAGAACCCAGGAAAACTTTAGTGTTATCCCCCATTCTATTGGGAAAGTTTCTTGTTGAAGTTGAAAAAACAACAGAGCCTGGATCAACCCTTGCCTGGTTTCCCATGCAAAGCGAACATCCTGGAATTTCAATTCTTGCCCCTGCTTTTCCCAAAATACTATAAACCCCTTCATTTCTTAAAATATCTTTATCCATTTCAGTGGGAGGACAAACCCAGAGTTTTGATTTTGCTGTCTTTCCTTCAACTATTTTTGCAAGAGCTCTGAAATGACCTATATGAGTCATACAGGAACCAATAAATACTTCGTCTATTTTTGTGCCTGAAAGCTCTGACAAAAGTTTTACATCGTCTGGATCATTTGGACAGGCAAGAACAGGTTCATTAAGCTCATCAAGATTTATCTCAAGCTTTTCTATAAAATCAGCATCTTTATCGCGCCTTAAAAGACTTTTATTTTCAACCCAGGCTTCCATTTCCTTGGATCTTTGAATAAGAGCTGACTTGTCCATATATCCCCTGTCTGCAAGCTCTCTTAAAAAACAAATATTTGATTCAAGAAACTCTGTAACCATTTCTTCTGAAAGTTTTATTGTTGCAGCAGCAGCTGATCTTTCAGCAGAAGCATCAGTAAGTTCGTAAGCCTCATCTACACTAAGTTCTTCTGTTCCTTCCATTTCTAAAATTCTTCCGGAAAATATATTTTTCTTTCCTTCTTTTTCAATGGTGAGCAGCCCTTTTTTAATTGCAAAATAAGGAATTGAATTGACCAGATCCCTAATTGTTAAATACTCTTTTCTTTTTCCCTTAAAACTTACAAGAAC
This DNA window, taken from Desulforegulaceae bacterium, encodes the following:
- a CDS encoding sodium-dependent transporter gives rise to the protein MAKRENWGTRTGFILAAVGSAIGLGNIWRFPYMVYDNGGGAFLIPYFFALITAGIPIIIMEFGLGHKYHGAAPKTFSLINPKWEWLGWWQVLISFVISVYYVVIIGWGVNYLRFSFTQSWGEDTKGFFFGDFLNLSDSAMNIGGIVWPVFIATTAMWLVCWFVLFSGVKRGIEAANKIFMPILFVLILLLMFRAVTLDGALTGLNYLFKPDFSKIFEPKVWVAAYGQIFFTLSICFAIMVTYSSYLPEDSDINNNGMMTAFINCGFSMLAGIMVFGILGYMAAKEGVGIEDVAGAGVGLAFVTIPKAINLLPAPWLFGPLFFTCIVFAGLSSMISISEACCSAIMDKFYVTRKTAVTGYVFIGFLSSIILMTQGGLYVLDITDHFINNFGIVFAGIIEILFIGWLFRLESVREHVNAISDFTVGKWWNFCLMAVTPIVLGYMGVMNLVNDLTKPYEGYPFEALLMYGWAVVIGVFVVGVLLHSVTKNN